CCTCGCGCGTGTGGATGGCGTTCGCCGGCGTGCGTACGTCCGGTCTTCGGGGTGGCGAGGCGCTGATAACCGACGTACTCTTTTGGCTGGCACTTGCGTTCTCGCTGTCGATTGGCTTCCTCGTCGCGTGGCCGGTGAACGTCGGTCTCGTGAACTTCGGCGTCAAAGAGGGGATGAGCGACCCCTCACAGATGGACTGAGTTCCGAAACCGAACCGCCTAACCACCCGGTCGCCGTTTCGTGGCTATGGAAGACGAAAGCGATGGGGTTCGCGTCTGGCTCGTCGAGCGCGGCTACAACAACCGCGACCTCATCATCCTCAAGTACGCGACGC
The sequence above is drawn from the Halococcus sediminicola genome and encodes:
- a CDS encoding DUF4396 domain-containing protein; the encoded protein is SRVWMAFAGVRTSGLRGGEALITDVLFWLALAFSLSIGFLVAWPVNVGLVNFGVKEGMSDPSQMD